TTGTGAGAGAAGGAGCAATCCTTCTTGGAGAGGATGCCAAGAGATAAGGTATCTTCAAGGGAAATCTTGTTGTTTCAATGAGCAACAGAAGACAAatcaaggaagaaaacaaaggtgACTGTGAGTTTGTCACCAATAAGGAAGGTCCCAGAGGCCTCAGTGGAAGGGTGGGGCAGGGAGAATCAGGCCTGGGGAGAGTTAAGGACAAGActggggggaggaggagcagAAGGAGGAGTTTTTCTCTCGGCAGAGAGTGATTCTGAATCACagggatgggggggaaggggatTCCTCCGAGGCTGGAATTTGCTAACTCTGGTGCTTGGGGCCTGCCCAGGACAGAGGACCTCAGTTTACTGCAAGGTTCTAATTAGAATAATTTTCTGCAGCCCCTCACTCTGAGCTGGAGCTTCCTTCTCCACTGACATTATAcagtggaagaagaagaagagtatTTGTTTGACAGGAAACCTATCAACTCTTATCAATCCTTGACAAATATTTCTTGAGTACTTACGTGGGCCACAGTGTTTGATGCTAGCTTTCCTTCAGTTTACTTTAGAGGAGAGGAAGGCTTTTTTCCACGCTACCCATATGGCATAGCTCCCTAGACCCGGTAGCATCAATCCGCTGCAGTCGAAAGTCAGTCCTGAGAGAAGACAGTAACCAATATGGGACCTTGGGAGGCAGCCACCTGGAGCTAGTTGAATGGTtgatatgtatgaatatatatatgaatataaatgtgtATGAATGGTTGATATGTATTTCCACCATGAAGAGGGTGGAAATCATGCTACCCTTGGATGTCAGGGCCAAGGGCAAAGCCTGAATATAAGCCCTTGCTTATATTATTCATTCTACTTGGAATGTTTTCCATCTCCAATTTTCAAAGCCAAGTTCATGTACTGCCTCTGATCCCCCACACTATATTGggctgcttttatttttttattattttacattttcttcttccttataaTCTCTAACTCTATTCTTCATTCTCACTGTGATTCCCAATCCTCCCATTCCTTAGGTATTTCCCAGGCCATTACTCCTGCACTTGCTATATTCTTATTCCTTCTCTATCTTCACGACGGTGAACTGGTTCAACTCTACACCATTCTCTGAACTTGTCCCTTTCTTTATCCTTTCATTAATAAAGCCTTGCCAAATCCCAACCTAGGGTTACTCAAACCACGCACTTCCTTTTCATGTCCTGCTGAACAAAACTGGAGAAAAGTATGAAATCACGTTAACTAAAAAAACTACAAATATTACATAATCTGGCCCCTCGTTGGGCGATGCAATCCTCCCTAATCAGATCGTTCTCCCATTCACCGCAGTGGCCGATCTCTTTTATCCCTTCCTAAGCCTCCCTCCCACGACCATCTCAGCTGAGGACTGTGCCatgtattttcttccctcctcctcatcttACATCGCTCGAATATCTTTCTCTactctctcctctttcacctgTTTCACATAAAGAGGTGGCCTTTCTCCTTGTCAAGGCAAATACTTCTATAAATATTCTTAATCCTACTTCATCTGCTCTTCTTCAGGAGATGTTCTCTCAGCTTCTCACTAATCTCCAGTCTCTCCCTGCCTACAAATGTGCCCATGTGTCCGCCGTCACACAAAAATCTCTGCCACACTGGAGACAGGTGATGGATTGCACAGAGTGCTGGCATTGAGTTAAAGTCTGGTTGTAGTTACTTAGtatttctgtgactttgggcaagtgacttaacctctgtttgcctcagtttccttgatatCCCCATTTCTGTGGGGAGAGCTCCAGAGGCCGATCTTGCTGGGTTACAAAGATCCCAGGAGgcagtatttgtaaagcacactGCCCGGCCTCTATGGAGACTTGGATTCTAAAGCTACTAAGCCCCTTCTCGGATCTAGAGCTCAGAGACTGGCAGGTGGGAGAACGCCCTGGTCCACAGCTTTCCCACAAGAAGGGTGATGGTGCTGCTGGCCTTCAGTTGTCCAGGGCCTCTTATCCGGCCTTAACCTCTTTCTTGACTTCTATCATTGATCACCTCAAATTGGATGTCCCACAGACATCTCGAAGTCAACacgtccaaaactgaattcatgcTTTTCTTCCCTGGTCGGtccctattttcatttttatcttcaccgCGGCTCTGGTTTCCTCCTCTCCCGTCGGCACCCTAGAACAGGTCCTCGTCACCTGGAATACTGAAACAGTCATCTGACAGGTCTCATCATCTCGCCTCTCGGATCGTCCCATTCTCCCCTCAGTGGGACAAACTGAGGCTGTGCGGGCCTGAGGATCCTATGAAACTCTGCAGCAATCTGTTACCTTCAAGTTAAATATACAATCCCTTCTGGCTTTTATAACCCGGCCCCTTCctaacattactttttttttttttccatttctggaaTGGGGAGAAGATTATTAGCCCTGGCTACCTAACAATGTCGGACAGCAATTGGGATCCTTAAACTACTATTAAAATGTCAAGTGGATTAGACGAGCTGCCCGAGAGGAGAACTTGGGCTCAAACTCCTTCTGTGGCCGGTGCTCGGTGAGCGGCCCGGCTCTCCGGGAGGAGGCCCGGAGTCTGCGCTGCTGAGGGCATTTGCCCGCGGAACTCCTCGCCCAGGCCGGCACCGGCGCAGGACGGGCAGATGCCCGACGGGCTGCTGCGGCCTCCCGGACCAGCAGATGCCAAGCACACATCCAGGTAAACATCGGCGCGTGCATGTGCGCGGATGGGCGTTCGCCCGTAGGAATCTCAAAGAAAATTGTGCTTGTTTTATGTGCAGCGCTCCTGGGCGGAAGAGGCCGGAAGAAATGAGGGGCCGGCGAAGAAGTACTTTACTTTTGACCGCCGCTTCTGCCGGGAGCCGCGGACCACAGGAGAGTCCCAGCTCCCGAGCTCGGCTCCGCCCCTCCCGCCTCCCGCAGCTGGCTCGGAAGGAGGGTGTGCCCGGGGCGCGCCGAGGGGCGGCGGGACGGGGCGGGGCCGGCTCCGGAGCTGGAGCATCCCCAAGGAGGGGCGAGGGAGATGGTGCCAGGAGCCCGCCTCAGCCCGGAGAGCGGGAGGCGGGGGTGCCTTGGCCCACACTTTCCGGACGAGAAGGGCGGGGGTGCTGCCGGACTTCGGTTCCTCCATTCTCGCTTTTCTGGGCTGGCTGCCTGCCGGTTCTGGGACCGGTCCAGGTCTCAAATTCTGGGGCTGAGCCAGGCCGGGTTTTCCCTCTGCCTCTGGGTGCAGAACGAACTACTTGAATCGCCGGTTCTGGCTCCGGTTCCTGAACCTGACCGCGTTTTCCCTGCGTCCCTGCGGCAGAGCCGGTGGCCGGGCTTTCAGTGCCGTCTAGAGCCGGGAGCCTGGAGGCAGGAGGGTTCGAATCTCGGAGGGGGAGAGGCTGCTGAGCGATCGGGGAGCTGGGCACCGGAGCCCGGTCCCAGAGCCCGGATCCGGCGGGCTGGCGAGGAACGAGAGCCGGCGCCAATATGGTGAGTGTGTCCGGCTGCGCTTCTGCGCTGTGGGGCAGGGTTGGGGGGCGCCGTACGCAGCGGCGTACCTCGCCTTGGCCCCGGGACCCCTCAGGAAGAGCCCCTGGGACCTTGGGCAAGCAGCCCCTTCTCATGTAAAACGGGGCTGGCGGGGAAGGGGGCTGGGTTAGGAAATCTCCAAGTGCCCTTTCAGAATTCTTGCTTATCGAGGGTTTTCAGTGGCTCGGTCCGAGACGCCGGCGCGTTGCTGCGGAAAGGGGTTTGGGAGCCCGGGCTTCAGCCTCGGTTGGGGTCCTCCTCTGCAGCCCGCTCCCGCCCCGTCCCCGCCGTACTCGGACGGGGAGAGGACTCCATCCGGCCCGCCAGCCGTGGCCGGCGCCCCTGCCTCCCCTCCGCGATTCCGGCCCTCTCAGTCCGGGGACCACGGAAGGTGGGAGGGGCGGGGAGAGCTCTCGCCGGTCCGCTCCGAGGCGGCGGCTGCCCCGGGAAGGCGGGCCGGGGGTTCGGGGCGGGCGTCTCGTCCGCCTTGCACTTGGCCAAGTCTGTTTGCATCCCGGAGAGCTCTGAGGGGCGCCTTTGCTGCTCCGgacctctccccctcctctcctcagCCCCGAGTGGGAAGGAGCTCCCCCACCAGGCAGAGTGCTGAGAGCCCCGTGGAGAGCTGGCTGACCCAGCCCTGGTTCCGGGAGGGTCACCTTCACCGGCACCTGGGCAGGAACGTCAGACTGGGTGGGCTGGGACGGGCGGCCTGGCCCAGGGGCCGGCGGCTTCCAGTGTGGGGAGGGCTTGCCTGGGCCGGGCGCCTCCTCGACAGGCGCAGACATGGGTGGGGACAGTTCCCTCCCCTGCCTCTTGGGGCTGGCCGCTTGGCGAGGTTACCCGCTGGGGACTGGACTTGCCTGCTGAGCCACCCCTTCCTTCTGGCTGTCCGAGAGGGGGTGGAGGCCGGAAGGAGGAGAAATTTCCAGGAGCATGTACTAGTGCGGGGCCACACGTGTGCACCCCCACATACTCCTGACTGGTCATGCACACCCATCTATGCGCACATGCATAAGGAGCacacgtatgtgtgtgtgtgttattcctTCCGAAAGCTGTTTCCCCTTCCCGCAGGGAGTCCAGGATTTCACGGTCGAGGCTTTCTGCTTTTGCCTGTGACTCTCCCCGGGAGGGAGGCATTTGGACTTTCAGGGTCAGAGTGGGATGTGGGCTCTGCCCACTACAGGACCCCAGCTAGAGCTCTCAGAGCCAGAAACTGTATCGACCCCTTTGCTCAAATGGGGAAAATTAAAGTCCCGAGTTATGGGGCAGGTAGAAGGTAGAATTAGAAGTCTGGGagttcccttcctcccccctccccattctgCAGCTAAAGACCCTAAGGACTAGAATCCTTCCAGgacatttttccatttccctcctgGGACTCAGCCTTTCCTGGCTGAGAAATGGATAAAATGCATCATCTTTTCTCGAGTTCAGAAGACTTTGGCTGGGTGCCTAAAGAATACAAAAAGCCCATAGGCAGCCCAGGCCCTGGAATCTCTGTCTAGCTTTTCTGTGATCCATAGAAGCATCTTGGAAGGGATCTTGTTATTTAATCAGCCGTCCTTTCACCCTTCTCCAGGGAGACCAAGATTCGCATTCTCTGTATCTAAAGGGCGCCTCAAGCCCCCAGAATACTAGAGTTTCTCCTCTCTTTGCTTTCATCCCCATCTTGACTAAAAAGGGCTCCTATTTCCTCAGCTTCAAAGTCTGACGTGGGGCTGTAGTATGAGGGAGATCAGGCAGCTGGCTTTTGAGATCAGTGTCTCTTTGAAGGGGCGCTGCCCCCTCTGAAGCCCCAGCCTCTCATCTGGAGCCACAGTGACTTTCTGGGCCCCTGCCCAACCCCATTCCTCTGGGGAGTTACATTCCCAGTTTCTCCTCTCAGCGTCACCCTCAGGCCTTCAGGCCAAAACTGCTGCTGCAAAAACAATCTCTCTAGCAGGTGGTGGGGCCCTTCCCTGGCTGAGACCCCCAGTTGTTAAGGAGCTTGCCCCCTCCTAACCCATCCCCCAGCCCAACTTGGTCTCCCTGCTAAGCCAAACCTAGCCAGGAATTGCAGAGGGGTGAGAAGACTAACTGACTGGTCTGTGATGGTCAAGAGCTGCCTATGACTTCCAGTTTGGAAGCCCTTGGAGTAGACATCCACTCCCCCCCACCCAGTGAGTGTGTTCTGTCAGTCAGCTTTTATCTGATAACTCAGCCCATAAGAAGATGCTAGCAGGGGGCATGGAGGTAGCCTTGTGGGGCTTTGATATTGTGTCTACCTCTCTGAGGGACCTGTCCTGTACAGAATCCATATAATGATagcatgtcagagctggaaaaaatCCTGGAGAACATTAAGTCTTTTCcctttgcagaagaggaaactaaggactAGAGTGGATTCAGCCTCAGTAATAAAGGGAATGAAGGGGAGTCTCTAGTCTGGGTTGGATAGAGGAGGGAGATTAGATTTGCCGTACCCAAAAGAAGCCCTCTCTGGCTGCCTGTGGGAACCATGAGGAGGCCTTGATTCACCTCCAAGGCTCCAGTTTACTCATCCTCATCCCAGGAGCTGGTCAGGAAGctccattcttcccttcttccctccctgcccccctGAGTGGTTAATCCCAGGTTATTCCCCTTCCTGCCCTACCCTAGTTCTTAGCTGTAATGTGTCTAGGCAACAGCCTGGAatgtggagggaagggggggaggttTAGGGGGTGGAAGGTGGACCTCAAAAAGCAGCTGAAGCCTTGGGGGAGGGGCTGAGGATATGAAATCCCTTTAAATGGAGGGATTAAATCGGCCCGAGAGCTAGGCATTCCTTGGAGTTCCTTCTGTCCCAGGGCCAGCCCCCAAACCTTGACCACTTCCTGAGCAGGCCCAATGGGGGCGCTAGGAAAGACTAGAGTAGAGAATGGTCCTGAGGCTGGCTCTCCCCATCTCCAGCCCAGCTCAGTTCAGATCTCCAAATCTTTACAGAATTCCTGGTTCAGTGAAGTGGGGGTTGGAGCTGCAGTTAGAGGACCCGAGACCTTAATCCAGCTCTGCCACTTGGGCTACCTGTATGACCTTGTCACTTAGCATCTCTAGCTTTTAATGAgcttctctttaaaatgaagggatgggATAAATGGTCTCTGAGTTTCCTTTCAGCTCTGTTCATTAGGGAGTATACTATAGCAGACCCAAGTCCTAGGTGTTAGGAGAGCCTGTTTTCTTCTGGTTCTAGCCCCAgggggcatgtgtgtgtgtgtgtgtgtgtgtgttgtttgtctgtctgtctttctgtgtatGAATGTACACTCATGTTACTCTGGGTATGCATATGGCTTCAGCCAAAGGACCCTTCCCACCCTCCCCACCTCCCTACTCCCCCCACTCCTTGTTCTACCTCTTGCTTCCAAGCTCTGAGACTCCTGAATAGAGACCCCGACCCAGAAAAAACAGTCTGGGTGTCAGAATTAGAATCAAGATTAtgtgttttccctttttatcttcccCCCTCCACAATAATCTCTCCCTAGAAATTCAAGGTGAGGAGGAATATCAGCGCAGTGCTTCTCTTTTCGTTGGATGACAGAACAAAGAAAATGGCCTTTAGTAGAGGCCAGCGTTCCAAAGGATGACAAACTGTCCCCTTTCCCTCTGATGTTGTCCAGCTCTGAATGGGAAACAAAAGTGGATAGGATCTtggacttgggagtcaggaaaagctgaattcaaatcctgtctcagaacCCTGCTAGCTGAGTGGGCAAGCCACTTgatttttctgtgcctcagtttacctatAAAAGGAGAGTGACTTAATTACCTTAATTAGGCTTAATGACcactaaagtcctttccagccctACTTCTATGAACCCATGATCTGTGATCCTGTGCTTGTtggaagggaaacaaaggcaCAGAAAAGGTCAAGGCTCCTGAGAGTACAGTAGAGAACGGAAATGAAGAATTCTTTGATTCTTGGCTCTTGGCGTGCCTTTGAACAGAGTCACATGGGGCTTCCCCAGGCTCTGCCTcaccctctctctgtccctcccttcaGCCCCACTCTCCAGTTCAAGCTTCTCCCCACCCGCAACATCCTGGGCACCCTTGTTGGTTGTACTGGCAGGGGCAGGAATGTGCCTGAGGGTGGCTGGGTGAATGATGCCCCGGTCATCACGGCCCAGGAGGCGGGGCTGGCCCGTGTGGGTgcctgtgtgtgcatgtgtgcactTCCGACGGGGAGAGTCGCCTCCAAGGAGAACACGGTGGCTAACACAGTCGGCTTCtaattaagaaatgcttgttggaCTGAATGAAAAAGGAGTCGGAGGAAAGCGCTGATTTGGACTCAGAACTTGGACTCAAATCTCTTGGCTCTCTGCTGTGTGAACCTGCAAGTTACCTTCTCTCtctgttgtttctttttctttagaattagagGTTCAAAGAAGGTGATttccaagatcccttctagctttagTTGCTGTGACCCAAACCAGGAGAGAGGACTCCTAGGTTCTTGTTCTGTTTACAGGAAGTACTTTGTTTCATACAGCAGTACCTCCAACCTTGGCATGGCAGGGTCTCCAAAAATTCCGCCCACACTGAGAAGCCTGAGAATCAAATGGGAAGGCTCAGAAAACAGAGGGGGAGATTGAGGGGGAAACTTCTTTCCCGCCCCCTCAATCCCCATCCCCACCAAGATttctggttgtttttgtttttatggaaCACTGGAAAAAGAGGGGTGGGGGAAGTCCCTTGGGTGGGAGGAAAATCAAATAGGAATCTTTCCTCAAAGTTTgtaccctcccccccccagtctTTCAAGTCCTTGACTTGGGGGTGGGAGCTCATTGACTCCTAGCTCTCCACACACATACTTTGTCTTACAAAAACACAAAAGCTGGAAATGGTTCTGGAGAATGGAGCCTGGGGTGGGATAGGGAGTGGGGGAGCTGGCTTTGTCTGGGGGGGatagggaggaagggggagatcCGGAAGTCCATAAGGGACTAAGCTCCCAGGTGCATCCCCTTCTGCCTCAGGGTAAGTGGGTCTGAAGGTCTGAGTTGCTTAGGACTCTGTTTTCTTGTGAAGGTAGCAAGAGTAAGCAAGCAgtctcctcctcccccaacaCATACACACCTGCTCCGGATGCCACTGCCCATTGTCCGGCTCCATCCTTCCTCTCTCCAGGCCCTTCCTGTTTGTGTCTCTCCAGCTGTGGAACCCAGGGTCCTAGCCCTTTCCCTGTGCTTCCCTTGGGGTTTCCCTTGGACTGTTTCTGTTGCTCTACTTCCTTCTTTGGCAAGCCCTTCTGCCCAGGTTCAACTGGGTcccagaaggagaagaaaagagagggaaggtcTGCAAGGAGCTCAGAGAGAGCTCACTGCCACACTCACACCTACCCCACTGTGTGTTTGGACctctcctgtgtgtgtgtgtggaaagcCTTAACCTAGTCATAGGTTCTTAGGGCAGCAccttttccccatccctcctTGAGTCTGTCAGAGGAGATGCAATCTAGAATATGTGAGGGGGGGAAGGAGCACAGGCCCAGGAGTCTTGTTTGTGCTAGCTCAGGACACGCTTGCTAGAGGGAATGGTTAGCCATGGCCAAAGGCCTCCCCCTCATCTCCCACTGGTGAAGATCTGGATTTGGGAGAGGAGGGAATCTGCATCACCAAGACTTGAGACCCTGCTCTGAGACCCCTGGTACTGGGAAGAAGTGCGAGAAAAAGAGAGTGGGTGGAGGCCCCCACTAGCATTAGCTGCTGGATGGAGCTATTTTCTGAAATGTGGTATTGTAAGCCAGGTAGGTCGGACCTTCTTGGGAATAGGGCTAAGAATGGCACTGGGGTTCTATGGTTTTTACAGTAAAGGGGTCTGTACCTATGGGAGATGTGGGGGGAAACACCCTCCTGAGCCTGCCGTTGATCTTCCCAGAGCCGGCCCTTTCAGCCTTGCTGAAGCTTCATGGCAACAGTCCAGAGACCTCCGAGATCCAGTGACACTGTCCTCCACACCATGGGCAGCGTGGGTAGCCTGCTGGAGAGACAGGACTTTTCCCCCGAGGAGCTGCGGGCTGCCCTGGGTAGTGCCCGAAACTCGCGCCAGCCCGATGGACTCCTGCGGAAAGGTTTGAGTCAGCGAGAGCTCCTCAGCTACCTTCACCTGGCCAAGAAGGACTCCAAGACCAACAAACGCTGGCCGTCAGGGGGGTCTCACCGGCAGGGGGATGATGACCATCACAGCAACTACTCTGGACTCTACTACCGGGAGCACCCCCGGGGGGCCGACTTCACCAAGACCTCCCTGCCTGAGCGGGGCCGCTTTGACAAGGTGAGGGTACAACAACCGGGCCCTGCTGAGTCTGCGATGAGAGCGGGAAAAGGGGGCTTCTCTGCTGTGGTTTGGGAAATTTCACCAATAGGGAGGGGAGCTCAGGGCATGATGCTTTGGCAGGGAAACAGGAGGCTCTCCCTCTGGGGGTGTCCCCTCCAAGCAGCTGGGTGGGAACCTCTGAGATTGGGCAGGGGAAGCCTCACGtaccctttcccctttctttctccatctagTGCCGCATCCGCCCCTCAGTCTTCAAACCAACGGTAGGTACAGGGAAGAGCTTCCTGTCCATGCAGAGCCTGGCAGCCCACAAGGGCCAGAAGCTGTGGAAGAGCAATGGAAGCCTCCATACACTTGTGTGCAACCCGCCCCTGAGCCCTGGTCCCCAGGCCAGCCGGGCTCGGGCCCAGCTGCTACAGGCCCTCAGTCTGGATGAAGGTGGGCCCGACCCTGGCCTGTCTGACTCCTCCAGCGGTGGCAGCGGTGGCCCTGGCCCCTTCAGTGCCTCTATGGGACACGTCAACCACCTTGGGGGCTCCCTGGATCGAGCTGCCCGAAGCCCTAAAGAGCAGGCTCTGGTGACTGCTGGTGAGATGGGGCCTTTGGCGGCTCTGAGCTGCCTGCCTGAGCCCCCACCCCCCTACGACTTCACCTACGCTGCTCAGATGGCCCAGGACTCGATGGCCCTGCGGCAGGGCCAGCCTGGGCTTGGGGGTCTATCGGAGCTGAAGAGAGGCCTCAGTGACGATGATGGTCCCGGTCCGTTTGCACAGGTGAGGGCTGGTCTCCCCAACATCACCCCCACAATCTGCCCTCCTCTATCTCTCTGCCATCCGGGCCCTCTCCTtatgttctttcttctctccatctgTTCCTCCCCCACTCCTCCCCCCATCTTGTTCCCTGGGATATTTGGGGATTTCTGGAAGAACCTGCCCTCAACAGGGAGGGAGGTTAGTGTGTCTGGTCAGTCTCCCCTGAGGTCCTGCTCTCTCCTAGGAGCTGGAGGACAGGCAGCAGCTGTGGCTGGCCGAGCTGAAGCGTCTCTATGACGAGAAGCTGCAGGAGATAGCCCAGAAGGCTGAACGGAACGAACGGAGCCTCCAGCTGCAGCTCTTCATGGCTCAGCAGGAGCAGCGGAGGCTGCGGAAGGAGCTCAATGCTCTCCAGGGCCTGGCCAAGGAGCCCCCACACTCTCCGGACCGCACCAGTCCTAGTCTGGAGGAGGAGGCCAAGTGGGAGGTGAGGGGGAGCTGGATCCAGCCCAGAGCGGCCCCTGACCCAGGGCTGAAGGACTGGGAAACCTTCTGCTACAAGATCTGGCTTTGCTCTGAGGAAAGAATAGCAAGTCTAAGTCAGATGACGAGTTCAAACCCAGCTTTTCCCTATTACCTGTGTATCTTTGGACAAATTATGCAggcttctgagcctcagtttcctcatctggaaagtgGGGGGCTGGACTGAATGGCCTAAGAGATCTTTCACAGCCCTGAATCTGTGGTCTTTGATTTGGTGGCCTGTTTCCTTTAGCTCTAACTCGCTTAGCCTATGAGCTGTCCCTTTTTGCTCAGCCTCCATTTCTTCTCTGAAAAGGAAGGGGGTGGATTAGAGCCAGAATTCCCATCTTGGTCTGTATGTCTATAGATGCCTCAGGATGGTGCAAGAAGTTTGTCGAGGGGACGTGGGGAATATTGGGTAAATTGCTATATTATCCCATtgaaatcaatatattttatttcttctgtatatatgcatgaggAAATCCTGAATCTGCTTCTTTGTACATTATCTTGGGGGTACAAGAAGATTAACTGAAAACCAATGGGTGTGGTATCtgaaaaattggggaaatgtcCAAGGTGATCTTTATGGTTCCTTTCAACTTTTAATTCCTGCTGATCTGACTCTTCACCCTAAATATCTTACGGGGAGGAAGGAGCTGGGCTGAGGGAGCTGTGGACCTGGGGTGGAGGGAAAAGGGGCGGAGTAGTTCCCTGAAGATAAACACATACCTACAAAAGGTGCAGAGAAAGAGCAGTTCCCACTTCTGGGGCAGTTTATAAATCATTATCCATAACAATCCTGAGAGAGCTGGATGGGCCTGAGGCCCACAGAAAGGAAGGCCCCTCCAGTTCCAAGTCAGACGGAGCGCTAGAGACCTCTCCCTCCCCTGCTCCTTCCATTCTGACCCACCTTCCCCAA
The DNA window shown above is from Sminthopsis crassicaudata isolate SCR6 chromosome 2, ASM4859323v1, whole genome shotgun sequence and carries:
- the N4BP3 gene encoding NEDD4-binding protein 3, producing the protein MATVQRPPRSSDTVLHTMGSVGSLLERQDFSPEELRAALGSARNSRQPDGLLRKGLSQRELLSYLHLAKKDSKTNKRWPSGGSHRQGDDDHHSNYSGLYYREHPRGADFTKTSLPERGRFDKCRIRPSVFKPTVGTGKSFLSMQSLAAHKGQKLWKSNGSLHTLVCNPPLSPGPQASRARAQLLQALSLDEGGPDPGLSDSSSGGSGGPGPFSASMGHVNHLGGSLDRAARSPKEQALVTAGEMGPLAALSCLPEPPPPYDFTYAAQMAQDSMALRQGQPGLGGLSELKRGLSDDDGPGPFAQELEDRQQLWLAELKRLYDEKLQEIAQKAERNERSLQLQLFMAQQEQRRLRKELNALQGLAKEPPHSPDRTSPSLEEEAKWEVGQKTSEISLLKQQLREAQAELAQKLAEIFSLKTKLRSSRAQAEAKDSELARLRDTLCHQSPQEGPGPGELPDGGCETDDSKSQGLRGEAGSGGAERLWSELQRERQQGREQALLFEQERRTWQEEKNRVLRYQREIQVSYMEMYHRNQTLEQELRELRELRAPQAPWSPRLESSKI